A genomic segment from Thamnophis elegans isolate rThaEle1 chromosome 3, rThaEle1.pri, whole genome shotgun sequence encodes:
- the LOC116506649 gene encoding FGFR1 oncogene partner-like encodes MYIERFNFKSSNSSFNCLQTGEENEYIDDFNSTSHRSEKSEVSIGEEIDDISMEIEDFITSEKLEDLTQDFTVSQLSVEADYLEDVA; translated from the exons ATGTATATTGAAAGGTTCAATTTCAAGTCTTCTAATTCTTCATTTAATTGTTTACAAACaggagaggaaaatgaatatattgaTGATTTCAACAG CACCAGTCATCGGTCAGAGAAAAGTGAAGTCAGCATTGGTGAAGAAATAGATGATATTTCTATGGAAATAGAAGACTTCATTACTAGTGAAAAG cttGAAGACCTCACACAAGACTTCACTGTTTCTCAGTTAAGCGTTGAAGCAGATTACCTAGAGGATGTTGCATGA